Proteins co-encoded in one Medicago truncatula cultivar Jemalong A17 chromosome 8, MtrunA17r5.0-ANR, whole genome shotgun sequence genomic window:
- the LOC120577431 gene encoding LRR receptor-like serine/threonine-protein kinase EFR, with amino-acid sequence MVDLSSHLFLLSLSLHCCFIACLAANTKNITTDQSALLAFKSLITSDPYDVLANNWSTSSSVCNWVGVTCDERHGRVHSLILRNMRLRGTVSPNLGNLSFLVILDLKNNSFGGQLPTELCRLRRLKILHISYNEFEGGIPAALGDLSQLEYLYLGVNNFSGFISQSIGNLHQLKELEIGQNKMSGPIPQTILNMSSLEHINLAVNYFSGEIPSLNNMTSLRVVDFAFNNLNGRLPNDFFNQLPQLRNFSLNNNQFEGSIPQSIGNCTSLIYLDLSSNFLIGMLCFLSGHIYLK; translated from the exons ATGGTTGATCTATCAtctcatctctttcttttatcGCTTTCATTGCATTGTTGTTTTATTGCTTGCTTAGCTGCAAATACAAAAAACATCACAACTGATCAATCTGCTCTTCTAGCCTTCAAATCCCTAATTACTTCAGACCCTTATGATGTGTTGGCTAATAATTGGTCAACCTCCTCTTCTGTATGCAATTGGGTTGGTGTAACTTGTGATGAGCGACACGGTAGAGTCCACAGTTTGATTCTCCGAAATATGCGTCTTAGAGGTACCGTTTCCCCAAACTTGGGGAATCTGTCCTTTCTTGTTATACTTGACCTCAAAAACAATAGCTTCGGTGGTCAGCTTCCTACAGAGTTATGTCGGTTGCGCCGATTAAAGATTCTTCATATCAGCTATAACGAGTTTGAAGGGGGGATTCCTGCAGCGTTAGGGGACTTATCACAACTTGAATATTTGTATCTTGGCGTTAACAATTTCAGTGGTTTTATTTCCCAATCTATTGGTAACCTTCATCAGTTGAAAGAATTGGAAATTGGTCAGAACAAGATGTCTGGACCCATacctcaaacaattttaaaCATGTCTTCACTTGAACATATCAATTTAGCTGTTAACTACTTTTCAG GTGAAATTCCATCGCTTAACAACATGACTTCTTTGAGGGTGGTAGATTTTGCCTTTAACAATTTAAATGGAAGACTACCAAATGATTTTTTCAACCAGCTTCCTCAACTCAGAAATTTTAGTTTAAACAACAATCAATTTGAAGGAAGCATTCCACAATCAATTGGTAACTGTACATCATTGATATACTTAGATTTATCATCAAACTTTCTCATAGGTATGTTGTGTTTTCTATCTGGACATATTTACCTCAAATAA
- the LOC120577528 gene encoding uncharacterized mitochondrial protein AtMg00310-like, with protein sequence MMNAFWWGHGGSSNKGLNWLSWEKLSVQKNDGGMGFKVFAAFNVAMLGKQGWQLQTNTESLVSRIFKARYYPNSTYLEAKLGHNPSFVWRSILSAKVMVREGARWKIGTGFNIPIISEPRIGSGSSIPPVGDDMVALQAFSVGHLIDQEAKVWNEPLIRQLFADDTAKDILNTPLHHQVQMDKMIWKAEKNGCYSLRSAYRTCIEDVINNDHLRRPGYWSGIWRLKVPPKV encoded by the exons atgatgaatgctTTTTGGTGGGGTCATGGTGGCTCAAGCAACAAAGGTTTAAACTGGCTATCCTGGGAAAAGCTCTCTGTTCAAAAGAATGATGGAGGGATGGGATTCAAAGTTTTTGCAGCTTTTAATGTGGCAATGCTTGGTAAACAGGGTTGGCAGTTGCAAACAAATACGGAAAGTCTCGTCTCAAGAATCTTCAAAGCTAGATACTATCCGAACAGTACCTATCTAGAGGCTAAACTAGGGCATAACCCTAGTTTTGTGTGGCGAAGTATCCTCAGCGCTAAGGTGATGGTCCGTGAAGGAGCTAGATGGAAAATTGGCACAGGATTTAACATTCCTATTATTAGTGAACCACGGATTGGTTCAGGATCCAGTATTCCCCCTGTGGGTGATGATATGGTAGCACTTCAAGCTTTTTCTGTAGGACACTTAATTGATCAAGAGGCTAAAGTCTGGAATGAACCTTTGATCCGTCAGTTGTTTGCGGATGATACGGCCAAGGATATTTTAAATACGCCATTACATCATCAGGTTCAAATGGACAAAATGATATGGAAGGCAGAGAAAAATGGGTGCTACTCACTTAGAAGCGCCTATCGCACTTGTATCGAAGATGTCATAAACAATGACCATCTGCGTAGACCTGGGTACTGGAGTGGCATCTGGAGATTGAAAGTGCCCCCCAAG GTGTGA